One Faecalicatena sp. Marseille-Q4148 DNA window includes the following coding sequences:
- a CDS encoding IS1634 family transposase → MNLHITKSKNAESFYICKSYTKANGSTTSAIVRKLGTLEQLLPEHGPTRDDVVAWAKNEVKIETEKYKKEKEAQTVLIPFHADRQLDYDKQVFFRGGYLFLQSIYYQLQMNKICRKLKQKYKFKYDINAILSDLIYARILEPCSKRSSYKVASEFLEKPSYELHDVYRALDVLGTECDLIQTEVYKNSHFLGKRNDKILYYDCSNYYFEIEQEDGKKKYGKSKEHRPNPIIQMGLFMDGDGIPLAFSLFPGNANEQTSLKPLEKKVLGDFGCQRFIYCSDAGLGSESIREYNHMGERAYIVTQSIKKLKKEEKEWALNLQGFKRVSDGTPVDITKLPEDDKGLYYKDEPYTTKTLHQRLIITYSPKYALYQKSIRDKQIERAQKMLDSGSTKKNRKNPNDPARFIGTMAITEEGEAADVKHYLDEIKIFEEAQYDGFYSVCTDLLDDEVGDILKVSEGRWQIEECFRIMKTDFSARPVYLQDENRIKAHFLICFLALTIYRFLEKKLDAKYTCEELLDILKEMNFAEIQEQGFIPLYKRERITDDLHDVCGFRTDYQFITKSKMRNIQKKSKGKE, encoded by the coding sequence ATGAATCTTCACATAACAAAATCAAAAAATGCAGAGTCCTTTTATATCTGTAAATCTTATACAAAAGCAAATGGCAGCACTACTTCAGCTATCGTCCGCAAGCTGGGAACCTTAGAACAACTTTTGCCTGAACATGGTCCTACAAGAGATGATGTCGTTGCATGGGCGAAAAATGAAGTGAAAATAGAAACTGAAAAATATAAAAAGGAAAAAGAAGCACAGACAGTATTGATACCATTCCATGCGGATAGACAATTAGATTATGACAAGCAGGTCTTCTTCCGTGGTGGCTATCTGTTTCTCCAATCTATTTATTATCAACTACAAATGAATAAAATCTGCCGGAAATTGAAACAAAAATATAAATTCAAGTATGATATCAATGCAATCCTCTCGGATTTGATTTATGCAAGAATCTTAGAACCTTGCAGCAAACGTTCTTCTTACAAAGTTGCATCTGAATTCTTAGAAAAACCATCCTACGAACTTCATGATGTCTACCGGGCATTGGATGTACTTGGTACGGAATGTGATCTTATTCAGACGGAAGTTTATAAAAACTCCCACTTCCTTGGGAAAAGAAATGATAAGATCCTTTATTATGACTGCTCGAATTATTACTTTGAAATTGAACAAGAAGATGGAAAGAAAAAATACGGTAAAAGTAAAGAACACAGACCAAACCCAATCATCCAAATGGGATTGTTTATGGATGGAGATGGAATTCCTCTTGCTTTTTCTCTTTTTCCGGGAAATGCAAACGAGCAGACCTCTCTCAAACCGTTAGAAAAGAAAGTTCTTGGAGATTTTGGTTGTCAGAGATTTATTTATTGCAGCGATGCCGGGCTTGGCTCTGAATCAATCCGGGAATACAATCACATGGGAGAACGTGCTTATATCGTAACCCAGTCCATCAAAAAGCTGAAGAAAGAAGAAAAAGAATGGGCATTAAATTTACAGGGATTTAAAAGAGTATCCGATGGAACCCCTGTTGATATCACAAAACTACCCGAAGATGATAAAGGACTTTATTATAAAGACGAGCCCTACACCACAAAGACGCTGCATCAACGCCTGATCATTACCTATTCTCCTAAATATGCCCTTTATCAAAAATCTATTCGAGACAAACAGATTGAACGGGCACAAAAGATGCTGGATTCAGGGAGCACAAAAAAGAACCGCAAAAATCCAAATGATCCAGCACGTTTCATCGGAACTATGGCTATAACAGAAGAAGGCGAAGCTGCTGATGTAAAGCATTATCTAGATGAAATCAAGATTTTTGAAGAAGCCCAGTATGATGGATTTTACTCAGTATGCACAGATCTTTTAGATGACGAAGTTGGTGATATTTTAAAAGTAAGTGAAGGAAGATGGCAGATAGAAGAGTGTTTCCGGATTATGAAAACAGATTTTTCTGCAAGACCTGTCTATTTACAGGATGAAAACCGGATCAAAGCACATTTTCTAATCTGTTTTCTTGCATTGACCATATACCGCTTCCTTGAGAAAAAACTGGATGCTAAATATACATGTGAAGAATTATTAGATATTCTAAAAGAAATGAATTTCGCCGAAATACAGGAACAGGGATTCATTCCTTTATACAAACGAGAAAGAATTACGGATGATCTTCATGACGTCTGTGGTTTCCGAACAGATTATCAGTTCATAACAAAAAGCAAAATGAGAAATATTCAGAAAAAAAGTAAAGGGAAAGAATAA
- a CDS encoding DUF177 domain-containing protein, with translation MLVNLSSVLSEQHKTIKEDVLPDLKEFRKEEADYPIQIDTPLHLEISHLKNRELLIRGHVELILKAPCDRCLKETEVPLAIAIDKHVNLDDKDAVTTDELDEANYIDGYELDVDKLLYNEILIGWPMKILCCEDCKGVCSVCGQNLNEGTCDCEDTSLDPRMSVIRDLFNNFKEV, from the coding sequence ATGTTAGTGAACCTATCAAGTGTACTGTCTGAACAGCATAAGACAATCAAGGAAGATGTTCTGCCTGATCTGAAGGAATTCAGAAAAGAAGAAGCAGATTATCCGATTCAGATAGATACTCCACTGCATCTTGAGATATCACATCTCAAGAACCGGGAGCTGCTGATCAGAGGACATGTTGAATTGATTTTAAAAGCGCCGTGTGACAGATGTTTGAAAGAAACGGAAGTTCCGCTTGCGATTGCGATTGATAAGCATGTGAATCTTGATGATAAAGATGCCGTGACGACAGACGAATTAGACGAAGCAAATTATATTGACGGATATGAGCTTGACGTAGACAAATTACTCTATAATGAGATATTGATAGGATGGCCGATGAAAATTCTATGCTGTGAAGACTGTAAAGGTGTTTGCAGTGTATGTGGTCAAAACCTAAATGAGGGAACTTGTGACTGTGAAGATACGAGTCTTGACCCTAGAATGTCAGTTATCCGCGATTTGTTCAACAATTTTAAGGAGGTGTAA
- a CDS encoding YitT family protein: MYLKHKLRQILRKLTAGLSWRKVFPIILGATICSFGIYNIHQQTGITEGGVIGGMLLVHHWFGISPSIITPILDLSCYLLAYKYLGGRFIKISIVSTASVSLFFKLWEMFPPVLPDLSDHPLTAAIAGGLFVGIGVGLIVRQGGSSGGDDALALTISKLSGWRLSRAYLFTDLLVLALSLSYIPFQRIAFSVITVTLSSYLIDCIQNWQPRSAKDPELI; this comes from the coding sequence ATTTATTTGAAACACAAACTAAGACAGATCCTTAGAAAACTTACTGCCGGTTTATCCTGGCGCAAAGTATTTCCAATTATTCTTGGCGCTACGATCTGCTCTTTCGGAATCTATAACATTCATCAACAGACAGGAATTACGGAAGGCGGAGTCATTGGCGGAATGCTTTTAGTCCACCACTGGTTCGGTATTTCTCCCTCTATCATCACTCCGATACTGGATCTTTCCTGCTATCTTCTCGCCTACAAATATCTCGGCGGAAGATTCATCAAAATTTCGATCGTATCAACAGCAAGCGTTTCTCTGTTCTTCAAGCTATGGGAAATGTTTCCTCCGGTACTTCCGGACTTGTCTGATCATCCTCTTACCGCAGCGATTGCAGGAGGACTTTTTGTTGGAATTGGTGTCGGTCTCATTGTACGTCAGGGAGGTTCCAGCGGCGGTGACGACGCTCTCGCCCTGACAATCTCCAAACTCAGCGGATGGCGGCTTTCCAGAGCCTATCTGTTTACCGATTTACTTGTACTTGCCTTGTCACTGTCCTATATTCCATTTCAGAGAATTGCCTTTTCTGTTATTACCGTCACGCTTTCTTCCTATCTGATTGACTGTATCCAGAACTGGCAGCCGAGATCAGCGAAAGATCCGGAATTGATCTGA
- a CDS encoding purine/pyrimidine permease → MKPQTKQKNHASVENVYQLNGRVPLGKAIPFGLQHVLAMFVSNLTPVLIVCSAALLRGTNQTLSSADITRLLQCAMFAAGIGTCLQLYPIWKIGSRLPIVMGVSFTFLGSLLMICTNPDLGYEGMVGAVILGGIFEGIVGLSARYWKRYLTPVVSACVVIAIGLSLLPVGMDSWGGGSGAETFGMWYHLVIGGATLIVCLVSRYKLHGIYKNLNILVGLAFGYLLSAIFTIAGIAPIIDFSGITKVIDEIGFFGIPQLVFFSDHKPVFDLGAFLTIAIVYLVSAAETTGATTAVCKGGLHRDITMEELQGALAVDGFSSAVSGCFGCLPLTSFSQNVGLVTMTGVVNRFTILMGALIMIITSLFPPLGAFFNSLPQSVLGGCTVMMFGSIMYEGVKMLKECEFNDRTMIIVSLSFCIGVGLTQTSGDFFAAFPSFIGDIFNGNAVAGVFVISLLLSLFLPKEKSNEIK, encoded by the coding sequence ATGAAACCACAAACAAAACAAAAGAATCATGCAAGTGTAGAAAATGTCTACCAGCTAAACGGACGTGTTCCGCTCGGAAAAGCAATTCCCTTCGGACTGCAGCACGTTCTTGCCATGTTCGTTTCTAATTTGACACCGGTTCTTATCGTCTGCAGTGCCGCATTGCTTCGTGGAACCAATCAGACGCTAAGCTCCGCAGACATCACACGCCTTCTCCAGTGCGCTATGTTTGCTGCAGGAATCGGTACTTGTCTCCAACTTTATCCCATCTGGAAGATTGGCTCAAGACTTCCAATCGTCATGGGTGTCAGCTTTACTTTCCTCGGAAGTCTGCTTATGATCTGCACGAATCCGGATCTCGGATACGAGGGAATGGTAGGCGCTGTCATCCTCGGCGGTATTTTTGAAGGGATCGTCGGACTCAGCGCCAGATATTGGAAACGATATCTGACACCGGTCGTTTCTGCCTGTGTTGTTATTGCCATCGGTCTGTCACTCCTTCCGGTAGGTATGGATTCCTGGGGCGGCGGCTCCGGGGCCGAAACCTTCGGAATGTGGTATCACCTCGTCATCGGCGGCGCAACCTTAATTGTCTGTCTCGTTTCCCGCTATAAGTTACACGGAATTTATAAAAATCTCAATATTCTTGTCGGTCTGGCGTTTGGATATCTCCTGTCCGCAATCTTTACGATTGCCGGAATTGCTCCAATCATTGACTTCTCCGGAATCACAAAAGTAATTGATGAAATCGGATTTTTCGGTATTCCACAGCTTGTCTTTTTCTCAGACCACAAACCTGTATTTGATCTCGGTGCATTTCTGACGATCGCCATCGTTTACCTTGTATCTGCAGCTGAGACAACCGGTGCAACCACTGCCGTATGTAAGGGCGGGCTGCATCGCGATATTACAATGGAAGAACTTCAGGGCGCTCTGGCTGTTGACGGATTCTCAAGCGCTGTTTCCGGATGCTTCGGCTGTCTTCCTTTAACCTCTTTCAGTCAGAATGTGGGACTGGTCACGATGACCGGTGTTGTAAACCGTTTTACAATCTTAATGGGTGCACTGATCATGATCATCACATCATTATTCCCGCCACTTGGAGCATTTTTTAATTCTCTTCCGCAATCTGTACTTGGCGGCTGTACAGTTATGATGTTTGGCTCTATCATGTACGAAGGCGTAAAAATGCTAAAAGAATGTGAATTCAATGACCGTACTATGATCATTGTCTCCCTTTCCTTCTGCATTGGCGTTGGACTGACTCAGACTTCCGGAGATTTCTTTGCTGCATTTCCATCTTTCATAGGAGATATTTTCAACGGAAATGCTGTAGCCGGAGTCTTTGTTATCTCACTGCTTTTGAGCCTGTTTCTCCCAAAAGAGAAATCAAATGAAATAAAATAA
- the rpmF gene encoding 50S ribosomal protein L32, which yields MSICPKNKSSKARRDKRRANWKMSSMNLVKCSKCGALMMPHRVCKSCGSYNKREVVSVED from the coding sequence ATGTCAATTTGTCCAAAGAATAAATCTTCCAAAGCAAGAAGAGATAAAAGAAGAGCAAACTGGAAAATGAGCTCTATGAATCTGGTAAAATGCAGCAAATGTGGTGCGTTAATGATGCCTCACAGAGTTTGCAAATCTTGTGGAAGCTATAACAAACGCGAAGTTGTAAGCGTTGAAGATTAA